Proteins from one Flavobacterium sp. N2038 genomic window:
- the wecB gene encoding non-hydrolyzing UDP-N-acetylglucosamine 2-epimerase: protein MKKILIVFGTRPEAIKMAPLIKEFQKDKAKYDVKICVTAQHREMLDQVLEFFEIKPDFDLNLMKIGQNLFTLTADVIVGMKPILEDFKPDFVFVHGDTTTSTATAIASFYAGAKICHVEAGLRTYNKLSPFPEEMNRQITGRLADIHFAPTIQAKQNLIKEGVDSDCISVTGNTVVDALLYARDRVDNVQDFQIDFLKSIVDTTKYLILVTGHRRENFGEGFVNICKALKQIALDKNVQVIYPVHLNPNVQKPVNEILGEVDNVKLIAPLNYPAFVWLMKQSKIIITDSGGVQEEAPSLGKPVLVMRDTTERPEAVEAGTVILVGTNTSDIVKQTSLLMSDNLLYEKMSKAHNPYGDGNASLRILKAIE, encoded by the coding sequence ATGAAAAAAATACTTATTGTTTTCGGGACTAGACCAGAAGCTATAAAAATGGCTCCTTTAATTAAAGAATTTCAAAAAGACAAAGCAAAATATGATGTAAAAATTTGTGTAACGGCTCAGCATAGGGAAATGTTAGATCAGGTTTTAGAGTTTTTTGAAATTAAACCTGATTTTGATTTAAACCTGATGAAAATTGGCCAAAACTTGTTTACTCTGACTGCTGATGTTATTGTTGGAATGAAGCCAATTCTTGAGGATTTTAAACCGGATTTTGTTTTTGTTCATGGTGACACTACCACCTCTACCGCAACTGCTATAGCCTCATTTTATGCAGGAGCAAAAATCTGCCATGTAGAAGCTGGTTTAAGAACTTATAATAAATTATCTCCTTTTCCAGAGGAAATGAATAGACAAATTACGGGTCGATTGGCAGACATTCATTTTGCGCCAACAATACAAGCGAAGCAAAATTTAATAAAAGAAGGAGTTGATTCTGATTGTATTTCTGTAACAGGAAATACTGTTGTTGATGCTCTTTTGTATGCAAGGGACAGAGTTGACAATGTACAAGATTTTCAAATAGATTTTTTGAAATCAATAGTTGATACTACTAAATATTTAATTTTGGTTACAGGGCACAGAAGAGAAAATTTTGGAGAGGGATTTGTAAATATTTGCAAAGCTTTAAAACAAATAGCATTAGATAAAAATGTACAGGTGATTTATCCTGTACATCTTAATCCAAATGTACAAAAGCCCGTTAATGAGATATTGGGAGAAGTTGATAATGTGAAATTAATAGCTCCATTGAATTATCCTGCTTTTGTTTGGTTAATGAAACAATCTAAGATTATAATTACAGATAGTGGTGGTGTGCAAGAAGAGGCGCCAAGTCTTGGGAAGCCGGTTTTAGTGATGAGGGACACAACAGAAAGACCGGAAGCTGTAGAAGCAGGAACGGTTATATTGGTAGGAACTAATACCTCTGATATTGTTAAACAAACATCTTTATTGATGTCAGATAACCTTTTGTATGAAAAAATGAGTAAAGCCCATAATCCTTATGGTGATGGAAATGCCTCATTGAGGATATTAAAAGCAATTGAATAA
- a CDS encoding glycoside hydrolase family 99-like domain-containing protein, translating into MENKARLIAFYLPQFHPIPENDEWWGKGFTEWTNVGKAKKLFKRHDQPKVPADLGYYDLRVDETRKAQADMARDHGVEGFCYWHYWFGNGKRLIEQPFNEVVKSGEPDFPFCLAWANDSWMAKLWNSEGTCQKEILQEQLYLGEDDYIQHFNELLPAFKDQRYIRVNNKPLFMIYKPLEFPDVSYFIQLWQKLAIENGLEGIYFVGQTPNIRKRDIILSKGFDAINVVRLFEFVKYRSFKKKAVQKIKRKVFSLPFVFEYKDAMKYFVGKEDSDIKVHPSIIPNWDHTPRSGLGGHVYLNSNPELFGTHVSEVLEKIKDKPEEERIAFIKSWNEWGEGNYLEPDLKHGLSYLKKLKSVLKDFQK; encoded by the coding sequence ATGGAAAATAAAGCAAGACTAATTGCATTTTACTTACCACAATTTCACCCTATACCAGAAAATGATGAGTGGTGGGGAAAAGGATTTACAGAATGGACCAATGTAGGTAAAGCCAAGAAGCTTTTTAAAAGACATGATCAACCAAAAGTTCCAGCCGATTTAGGGTATTACGATTTGCGCGTGGATGAGACACGTAAAGCTCAGGCGGACATGGCTAGGGACCATGGAGTCGAAGGTTTTTGTTATTGGCACTATTGGTTTGGAAATGGCAAAAGATTAATTGAACAGCCGTTCAACGAGGTAGTAAAATCAGGAGAGCCAGATTTTCCATTTTGTTTGGCTTGGGCAAATGATTCATGGATGGCTAAATTGTGGAATAGTGAAGGTACATGTCAAAAAGAAATTTTACAAGAACAACTTTATTTAGGAGAAGATGATTATATACAACATTTTAATGAGCTCCTCCCAGCTTTTAAAGATCAACGCTATATACGTGTAAATAACAAACCGTTATTTATGATATATAAACCTTTGGAGTTTCCAGATGTTAGTTATTTTATTCAATTATGGCAAAAATTAGCTATCGAGAACGGACTTGAAGGTATCTATTTTGTTGGCCAAACACCGAATATTAGAAAAAGAGATATTATTTTGTCTAAAGGTTTTGATGCAATAAATGTTGTACGTCTGTTTGAATTTGTTAAATACAGAAGTTTTAAGAAAAAGGCTGTTCAAAAGATTAAGAGAAAAGTTTTCTCATTGCCGTTTGTTTTTGAATATAAAGATGCAATGAAGTATTTTGTTGGAAAAGAAGATTCAGATATAAAAGTGCATCCTTCAATTATTCCTAATTGGGATCATACTCCACGTAGCGGATTAGGTGGACATGTTTATCTTAATTCTAATCCTGAGCTTTTTGGAACACATGTTAGTGAAGTACTAGAAAAAATTAAAGATAAACCGGAGGAAGAAAGGATTGCTTTTATTAAATCATGGAATGAATGGGGAGAAGGTAATTATCTTGAACCAGATTTAAAGCATGGATTGTCATATCTAAAAAAGCTAAAAAGTGTTTTGAAAGATTTTCAAAAATGA
- a CDS encoding glycosyltransferase family protein has protein sequence MEIKTVLVTQARLGSTRLPGKILKEIKGKSLLEIHLNRLKKCLNISKIIIATTTLDIDQLICDKVKEWGYDTYRGSELDVLDRFYQSVKDENPDWIVRVTSDCPLIDPNLVDEIVTFVQQNNKDYGSNVLIENFPDGQDIEVFKFSALEKAWKEAKLLSDREHVTLYVRNNSDFNGGNLFSSINYPCLSDFSNIRMTVDEQRDFDLIEILVNSLGTDRTWKEYTNFIIENDLACINDQIIRNEGLLKSLKKDK, from the coding sequence ATGGAAATAAAAACAGTTTTAGTTACTCAAGCAAGATTAGGAAGTACTAGGCTTCCTGGGAAAATTTTAAAAGAAATTAAAGGTAAATCTTTGCTTGAAATTCATTTAAACAGGTTAAAAAAATGTTTGAATATTTCAAAAATAATAATAGCGACTACAACTTTAGATATTGATCAACTAATTTGCGATAAAGTTAAGGAATGGGGGTATGATACTTACCGTGGATCTGAATTGGATGTATTAGATCGATTTTATCAATCAGTAAAAGACGAAAACCCAGATTGGATCGTAAGAGTTACCTCAGACTGTCCATTAATAGATCCTAATTTAGTTGATGAAATTGTAACATTTGTTCAACAGAATAATAAAGATTATGGATCAAATGTATTGATTGAAAATTTTCCAGATGGGCAAGATATTGAAGTATTTAAATTTTCGGCTCTTGAAAAAGCTTGGAAGGAAGCTAAATTACTTTCGGATCGAGAACATGTAACATTGTATGTAAGAAATAATTCAGATTTTAATGGAGGGAATTTATTTTCATCGATTAATTATCCATGTCTTTCGGATTTTTCTAATATAAGGATGACTGTGGACGAACAGAGAGATTTTGATTTAATAGAAATCCTTGTAAATTCATTAGGTACAGATAGAACTTGGAAAGAATATACAAATTTCATTATTGAAAATGATTTAGCTTGTATAAATGATCAAATTATAAGAAATGAAGGATTATTGAAATCATTAAAAAAAGATAAATAA
- a CDS encoding lipopolysaccharide biosynthesis protein, with the protein MKESKRLIKNTTIYALGDIIPRLLGFISFPILTRYLSPADYGIVNYVGTLTTFLLAFGFLCINTYYLVFYYRCEDSEAQKKLLGNLSSFAILFNLALVVFFLLFGNSLFKLFGSKITFYPYIFIGILTNFFNIFAVLPSALFRLLEKPLLLTIINVSRGVITLLLTLLLVVYYDYSAIGVLYVTLFVNFIYAFIFLYISRNHIIWNICLKQLKEVLRFSLPLLPGSLAYYITTISDRILIDKYLSLSELGVYSTAVTLALILNIFSYGAYKAFEPYIFKNWGTEGFVEIFEKIRNAFVYVLLIGVLCLSVFSKEFFQIMSNVKFHEAYWYVPMIIIGVYSSSLSMLYSTIITAKGKTKINSLVSIIGATISITLNIILLPILGLVSAAIVSSFALTVELFILIWYSKLEVNHKKPFFSVLIVAVAIYFSVYIFSIEQIVIAILLKTIFTFLVIVILSKTLVINPFKMINSFIIK; encoded by the coding sequence ATGAAAGAAAGTAAACGTTTAATTAAAAATACAACCATTTATGCTTTAGGAGATATTATTCCAAGACTTTTAGGTTTTATATCTTTTCCAATACTTACTAGATATTTGTCACCTGCAGACTATGGAATAGTAAATTATGTAGGAACACTAACTACTTTTTTATTAGCTTTTGGTTTTTTATGTATTAATACGTATTATTTAGTTTTTTATTATAGATGTGAAGATAGTGAAGCCCAAAAAAAATTACTTGGAAATCTTTCTTCGTTTGCGATCTTATTCAATTTAGCATTGGTAGTCTTTTTTTTGTTATTTGGAAATAGTTTATTCAAACTTTTTGGAAGTAAAATTACTTTTTATCCCTATATTTTTATTGGCATTTTAACGAACTTTTTTAATATTTTTGCAGTATTGCCTTCAGCTCTGTTTAGATTATTGGAAAAGCCTTTATTGCTTACAATAATAAATGTTTCCAGAGGTGTAATAACCCTACTTTTGACTTTATTATTGGTAGTATATTATGACTATTCCGCAATTGGAGTTTTATATGTAACTCTTTTTGTGAATTTTATTTATGCCTTTATTTTTCTTTATATTTCACGGAATCATATTATTTGGAATATATGCTTAAAACAGTTAAAAGAAGTACTACGATTTTCGTTACCTCTTCTTCCTGGGTCATTAGCCTATTATATTACTACGATTTCTGATAGAATATTGATAGACAAATATCTTAGTTTAAGTGAATTAGGGGTTTATAGTACGGCAGTAACTTTAGCGTTAATCCTTAATATATTTTCTTATGGTGCTTATAAAGCTTTTGAACCTTATATTTTTAAGAATTGGGGTACTGAAGGTTTTGTAGAGATATTTGAGAAAATTCGTAATGCGTTTGTTTATGTTTTACTTATTGGGGTTCTTTGTTTATCTGTTTTTTCTAAGGAATTTTTTCAAATTATGTCTAATGTGAAATTTCACGAAGCTTATTGGTATGTTCCAATGATAATAATTGGAGTATATAGTTCATCTTTAAGTATGTTGTATAGTACTATTATTACCGCAAAAGGAAAAACAAAAATAAATTCACTAGTTAGTATTATTGGAGCTACAATTAGTATAACACTTAATATAATATTATTACCAATATTAGGATTAGTATCAGCTGCTATTGTTTCTAGTTTTGCACTCACTGTAGAATTATTTATTTTGATATGGTATTCTAAATTAGAAGTAAACCATAAGAAACCTTTCTTTAGTGTGTTGATTGTTGCGGTCGCAATATATTTTTCAGTATATATATTTAGTATTGAGCAAATAGTGATTGCGATTTTATTAAAAACTATATTCACTTTCTTAGTAATCGTAATTTTATCTAAAACCCTAGTTATTAATCCATTTAAGATGATTAATAGCTTTATCATAAAATAA
- the pseI gene encoding pseudaminic acid synthase, with the protein MRTLIAFIIQRKMKIDNFIIDKQSKVFVIAELSANHNGSIETAIETIRAAKRAGADCIKFQTYTADTITIDSDKEDFLIKGTIWEGKNLYNLYKEAYTPWEWHKELFKVAKEEGLVCFSSPFDKTAVDFLEELNVPAYKIASFEITDIPLIEYVASKGKPIIISTGIAEQEDIELALDACRRMGNNDIALLKCTSSYPAPIEEANMCMVKDLSERYNVISGLSDHTMGATVPIVATVFGAKIIEKHFILDRSIGGPDASFSMNEGEFAAMVKAVREAENAIGKVDYTLTEKQAKGKDFSRSLYVVEDMKAGDIITDKNVRSIRPGFGLHPKFFNKVLGKSITIDVERGSRFELDSIKL; encoded by the coding sequence ATGAGAACTTTAATAGCTTTCATTATACAAAGAAAAATGAAAATAGATAATTTTATTATTGACAAACAAAGTAAAGTTTTTGTTATTGCTGAACTTTCTGCAAATCACAATGGAAGTATTGAAACAGCAATCGAAACAATTAGAGCAGCTAAAAGAGCAGGTGCAGATTGTATAAAATTTCAAACATATACTGCAGATACAATTACAATTGATTCTGATAAAGAAGATTTTTTGATTAAGGGAACGATTTGGGAGGGTAAGAATCTTTATAATTTATATAAGGAAGCTTACACTCCATGGGAATGGCATAAAGAACTGTTCAAAGTTGCAAAAGAAGAGGGACTAGTTTGTTTTTCTTCTCCTTTTGACAAAACTGCTGTTGACTTTTTGGAAGAATTGAATGTGCCAGCTTATAAAATAGCTTCTTTTGAGATTACCGATATTCCTTTGATAGAATATGTAGCATCTAAAGGAAAACCCATTATTATTTCAACAGGAATAGCTGAACAGGAGGATATTGAATTAGCACTCGATGCATGTCGTAGAATGGGCAATAATGATATTGCATTATTGAAATGTACTTCAAGCTATCCGGCTCCTATTGAAGAGGCAAATATGTGTATGGTAAAAGATTTGTCTGAACGTTATAATGTAATAAGCGGTTTGTCAGATCATACTATGGGGGCTACGGTACCAATTGTTGCAACGGTATTTGGAGCAAAAATAATTGAAAAACATTTTATTCTTGATAGATCAATAGGAGGGCCAGATGCTTCTTTTTCTATGAATGAAGGAGAATTCGCTGCTATGGTAAAAGCAGTGCGTGAAGCAGAAAATGCTATTGGGAAGGTGGATTATACTTTAACTGAAAAACAAGCGAAAGGAAAAGATTTTTCGAGATCCCTTTACGTAGTTGAGGATATGAAGGCTGGAGATATAATTACTGATAAAAATGTGCGTTCAATTAGACCAGGATTTGGGTTGCATCCAAAGTTTTTTAATAAGGTACTGGGAAAGTCCATTACAATTGATGTAGAAAGAGGAAGTCGTTTTGAATTGGATTCAATAAAATTATAA
- a CDS encoding GNAT family N-acetyltransferase has product MLNFRHAILDDLELFFKWANDPFVRDNSYNSTIIEFKDHEKWFKAKLNDESCLILVFENENNLEVGQIRIQKENNQQALIGISIDSMHRGKSYSKEMLNIGTDYFLRSNPNFVINAFIKEKNLNSKYAFEKSGFIFQKMLSYENFNSFHYTKKNENR; this is encoded by the coding sequence ATGTTAAATTTTAGACATGCGATTTTAGATGACCTTGAACTTTTTTTTAAGTGGGCAAACGATCCTTTTGTTAGAGACAATTCTTATAATTCAACAATTATTGAGTTTAAAGATCATGAGAAGTGGTTTAAAGCTAAGTTAAATGACGAATCGTGTTTAATATTAGTTTTTGAGAATGAAAACAATTTAGAAGTTGGGCAAATTAGAATACAAAAAGAAAATAATCAACAAGCTTTAATTGGAATATCTATTGACTCCATGCATAGGGGTAAAAGTTATTCAAAAGAAATGTTGAATATTGGAACTGATTACTTTTTAAGAAGTAATCCAAATTTTGTTATAAACGCATTTATAAAAGAGAAGAATTTAAACTCAAAGTACGCTTTTGAAAAATCAGGTTTTATATTTCAAAAGATGTTAAGCTATGAGAACTTTAATAGCTTTCATTATACAAAGAAAAATGAAAATAGATAA
- a CDS encoding glycosyltransferase: protein MKNIVFLAPFPTSENIKEGMMQRVCAVDQMFESSEYKKIYLIPRFKTFKTEFKEVDRNVFEINLSIWLSFPLLLRKLKKADIVYSHSLYGMSLVGLFFLPLLRIKNLILDVHGIIPEEIKLAGHGKLKQFVYSKLESLAIKKATKIIVVTNAMKKYLCKKYDNINAEFLVYPILPNTINVDSGFEEKGDKLNFLYAGNMQGYQNVPLMVEVIKSMIDIPNIYFYILTGQKNEMNEIFNLHGLSDRTNILIDSVKPSELDWYYKKAHYGFVLRDDLDVNNVACPTKIIEYLAYGMTCITLNSKIGDFEELDFDHINLDELKNRKLKGIKSIKNHEIYCKMNADNKPSKLVSFVLNI, encoded by the coding sequence ATGAAGAATATAGTTTTTTTAGCGCCATTTCCTACATCCGAAAATATAAAAGAAGGAATGATGCAAAGAGTATGTGCTGTTGATCAGATGTTTGAGAGTAGTGAGTATAAAAAAATATATTTGATTCCTCGGTTTAAGACTTTCAAAACAGAATTTAAAGAAGTTGATAGAAATGTTTTTGAAATAAACTTATCAATTTGGCTTTCATTTCCTTTATTATTGAGAAAATTAAAAAAGGCAGATATTGTGTATTCTCATTCTCTTTATGGAATGAGTTTAGTGGGGTTGTTTTTTTTGCCGCTTTTAAGAATTAAAAATTTAATATTAGATGTTCATGGAATAATTCCTGAGGAAATAAAGCTGGCCGGACACGGTAAGCTAAAACAATTTGTTTATTCAAAACTTGAAAGCTTGGCAATTAAAAAAGCAACAAAAATAATTGTTGTTACTAATGCTATGAAGAAATATTTATGTAAAAAGTATGATAACATAAATGCGGAATTCTTGGTTTATCCAATACTTCCTAACACTATAAATGTTGACAGTGGGTTTGAAGAAAAGGGAGATAAGTTAAATTTTCTTTATGCTGGAAATATGCAAGGTTATCAGAATGTTCCATTGATGGTGGAGGTCATAAAAAGTATGATTGATATACCCAATATCTATTTTTATATATTGACAGGGCAAAAAAATGAAATGAATGAAATATTTAATTTGCATGGACTAAGTGATAGAACAAATATTTTAATAGATTCGGTTAAACCCAGTGAGTTAGATTGGTATTATAAGAAAGCACATTATGGGTTTGTTTTGAGAGATGATTTAGATGTTAATAATGTGGCTTGCCCAACAAAGATTATTGAGTACCTTGCTTACGGAATGACTTGTATAACTTTAAATAGTAAAATTGGAGATTTTGAAGAATTAGATTTTGATCATATAAATTTAGATGAGCTAAAAAACAGGAAGTTGAAGGGAATAAAAAGTATTAAGAATCATGAAATATATTGCAAAATGAATGCAGATAACAAACCTTCTAAATTAGTTTCTTTTGTTTTAAACATATAA
- a CDS encoding aldo/keto reductase yields MNNKIILGTVQMGLDYGINNTTGKVSFENSCKILRKAFELGINTLDTAEAYGDAHKVIGDFHELNPDSIFNIITKIPHDDVESIENKINTYLKELNVNFLEVLMFHSFDSYLKNKNNIGILKKFKQEGIINHIGVSVYTNEQIEILLFDDNISVVQMPFNLLDNISLRGDLMHSLKKNGKLIHTRSAFLQGLFFKENFNDSIITKSLQSELIEIKNIAREENISISNLALSYCLNEELIDQVLIGVDSEKQLIDNLDAFNYKPTKTIIDKVNSLKVVDLDLLNPSLWK; encoded by the coding sequence TTGAATAATAAAATAATATTAGGAACCGTTCAGATGGGCTTAGATTACGGTATTAATAATACAACGGGAAAAGTAAGCTTTGAAAACAGTTGTAAAATTCTAAGAAAGGCCTTCGAATTAGGTATTAATACCTTAGATACGGCAGAAGCTTATGGAGACGCTCATAAAGTAATAGGTGATTTTCATGAATTAAATCCGGATTCAATATTTAATATCATAACTAAGATACCACATGATGATGTTGAAAGTATTGAAAATAAAATAAATACTTATTTAAAAGAACTAAATGTTAATTTTCTTGAAGTTTTGATGTTTCATTCTTTTGATTCTTATTTAAAGAATAAAAACAATATCGGAATTTTGAAAAAATTTAAGCAAGAGGGTATTATAAATCATATTGGAGTTTCAGTTTATACAAATGAACAAATTGAAATATTGTTGTTTGATGATAATATTTCTGTGGTACAGATGCCTTTCAATTTACTAGATAATATATCGTTGCGCGGTGATTTAATGCACAGTTTAAAGAAAAATGGAAAGCTTATTCATACAAGGTCAGCTTTTCTACAGGGACTTTTTTTTAAAGAGAACTTTAATGATAGTATTATAACAAAAAGTTTGCAATCTGAATTAATTGAGATAAAAAACATTGCTAGAGAAGAGAATATAAGTATTTCAAATTTAGCATTGAGTTATTGCTTAAATGAAGAGCTAATTGACCAAGTTTTAATTGGTGTAGATTCTGAGAAGCAGCTTATAGACAATTTAGACGCTTTTAATTATAAGCCAACTAAGACTATAATTGATAAAGTTAATTCTTTAAAAGTCGTAGATTTAGATTTATTGAACCCTTCATTATGGAAATAA
- a CDS encoding GNAT family N-acetyltransferase, which translates to MSLYSCLEKQIFEFENFKIVPIRYEDRFKIMEWRNEQIYHLRQDKPLTSEDQEYYFKNVISHLFDQEKPSQILFSFLENDICVGYGGLVHINWIDKNAEISFIMKTDLEMNHFQSYWITYLGLIEQLAFNELNLHKIYTYAFDLRPKLYDALYNAGFTEDARLSEHCFFESNYIDVVIHAKTNTLC; encoded by the coding sequence ATGTCATTATATAGCTGTTTAGAGAAACAAATTTTTGAATTTGAGAACTTTAAAATTGTTCCAATCCGTTATGAAGATCGATTTAAAATTATGGAATGGAGGAATGAACAAATTTATCATTTGCGACAAGATAAACCACTTACGAGTGAAGATCAAGAGTATTACTTTAAAAATGTAATATCTCATCTTTTTGATCAGGAAAAGCCCAGCCAAATTTTGTTTTCTTTTTTAGAAAATGATATATGTGTTGGTTATGGAGGACTTGTCCATATTAATTGGATTGATAAAAATGCCGAAATATCATTTATTATGAAAACCGATTTAGAAATGAATCATTTTCAATCATATTGGATAACATATTTAGGTTTGATTGAGCAGCTAGCTTTTAACGAATTAAATCTACACAAAATTTATACATATGCCTTTGACTTAAGGCCAAAATTGTATGATGCCTTATATAATGCAGGTTTTACTGAAGATGCAAGATTATCTGAACATTGTTTTTTTGAGAGCAATTATATTGACGTAGTAATACATGCAAAAACTAATACTTTATGTTAA
- a CDS encoding aminotransferase class III-fold pyridoxal phosphate-dependent enzyme, translating to MGTGQELYKKAKTLIPGGTMLLSKRPEMFLPDLWPSYFSKAKGCKIWDLDGKELLDMSIMGIGTNTLGYGNDEVDNAVLETIKNGNMTTLNCPEEVYLAEKLVELNPWADMVRFARSGGEANSIAIRIARAASGKDKVAICGYHGWHDWYLSANHNDGGDELSGHLLAGLSPKGVPKNLKDTVYPFNYNNFEELLTIVNTNEIGVIKMEVLRNFGPEDNFLQKVRNLATERNIVLIFDECTSGFRETFGGIYQKFGVEPDIAMYGKTIGNGYALTAVVGRREVMEAAQQTFISSTFWTERIGPTAALATLKVMEKLKSWEIITETGTKMRDGWQKLADLHNLNISISGIPALSTYSFDSSNALLYKTLIAQEMLEKGFLASTNFYASTTHSDADLESYFNALDEVYTLIAKCESNVLKIEDLLKGPVCHGGFKRLN from the coding sequence ATGGGGACAGGACAAGAACTGTATAAAAAAGCTAAAACATTAATCCCAGGAGGTACAATGTTATTATCTAAGAGGCCGGAGATGTTTTTACCAGATTTATGGCCATCTTATTTTTCAAAAGCAAAAGGATGCAAAATTTGGGATTTGGATGGTAAGGAGCTTTTGGATATGTCAATAATGGGGATTGGGACTAATACTCTTGGATATGGGAATGACGAAGTGGATAATGCCGTTTTGGAAACTATCAAAAATGGAAATATGACAACCCTAAATTGTCCAGAAGAGGTTTACTTAGCAGAAAAACTTGTAGAACTGAATCCTTGGGCTGACATGGTTCGTTTTGCAAGAAGTGGTGGTGAAGCAAATTCGATTGCGATTCGTATAGCACGTGCTGCATCTGGAAAAGATAAAGTAGCTATTTGTGGATATCATGGATGGCATGATTGGTATTTGTCAGCAAATCATAACGATGGTGGTGATGAATTGTCTGGTCATTTGTTGGCAGGACTTAGTCCTAAAGGGGTTCCTAAAAACTTAAAAGATACTGTTTATCCGTTTAATTATAACAATTTTGAAGAGCTACTTACGATTGTTAATACTAATGAAATTGGTGTAATTAAAATGGAGGTACTTAGAAATTTTGGACCTGAGGATAATTTTTTGCAAAAGGTGAGAAATCTCGCTACAGAAAGAAATATTGTACTAATCTTTGATGAATGTACATCAGGATTTAGAGAGACTTTTGGTGGAATTTACCAAAAGTTTGGTGTTGAGCCAGATATTGCTATGTATGGCAAAACAATAGGCAATGGTTATGCCTTAACTGCAGTTGTTGGTAGAAGAGAAGTAATGGAAGCTGCCCAGCAAACTTTTATTAGTAGTACGTTTTGGACTGAAAGAATAGGTCCAACAGCAGCTTTAGCCACTCTAAAAGTTATGGAAAAGTTAAAATCTTGGGAAATTATCACTGAAACGGGTACTAAAATGCGAGATGGCTGGCAGAAATTGGCAGATCTGCATAATCTAAATATTTCGATTTCAGGAATTCCGGCATTAAGTACTTATAGTTTTGATAGTTCTAATGCTCTATTATACAAAACACTAATAGCTCAGGAAATGTTGGAAAAAGGGTTTTTAGCAAGTACAAATTTTTACGCATCTACAACTCATTCTGATGCAGATTTGGAATCTTATTTTAATGCTTTAGATGAAGTTTATACTCTTATCGCAAAATGTGAAAGTAACGTTTTAAAAATAGAAGATCTATTAAAAGGACCAGTATGTCATGGTGGATTTAAAAGATTAAACTAA